One stretch of Pseudoalteromonas shioyasakiensis DNA includes these proteins:
- the ubiE gene encoding bifunctional demethylmenaquinone methyltransferase/2-methoxy-6-polyprenyl-1,4-benzoquinol methylase UbiE — translation MNENQEKTTHFGYKTVAENEKASMVADVFHSVAAKYDVMNDLMSFGIHRLWKRQTIASSGVRKGHYVLDLAGGTGDLTAKFSQLVGETGQVILGDINSSMLKVGREKLRNLGRVGNIEYVQMNAEALPFPDNSFDLITIAFGLRNVTDKDKALRSMYRILKPGGRLLVLEFSKPEQEILSKAYDFYSFNILPKMGELVANDGESYQYLAESIRMHPDQETLKSMMEDAGFEQTSYQNLTGGIVALHRGFKY, via the coding sequence ATGAACGAGAATCAAGAAAAGACCACGCATTTTGGCTATAAAACCGTTGCTGAAAACGAAAAAGCATCAATGGTTGCAGATGTATTCCACTCAGTCGCTGCAAAGTATGACGTAATGAATGATCTTATGTCGTTCGGTATTCATCGTTTATGGAAACGCCAAACTATTGCAAGTTCAGGTGTTCGTAAAGGTCACTATGTATTAGACCTTGCGGGCGGTACTGGTGATTTAACCGCTAAATTTAGTCAATTAGTTGGTGAAACGGGTCAGGTTATCTTAGGCGATATTAACTCTTCAATGCTGAAAGTTGGCCGCGAGAAACTTCGTAACCTTGGTCGTGTTGGCAATATTGAATATGTACAAATGAATGCAGAAGCATTGCCATTTCCTGATAACAGCTTTGACTTGATCACTATCGCATTTGGTCTTCGTAACGTTACCGATAAAGATAAAGCACTACGCTCAATGTATCGTATTCTGAAGCCTGGCGGTCGCTTATTAGTACTTGAATTCTCTAAACCGGAACAAGAAATACTGAGCAAAGCCTATGACTTCTATTCATTTAATATCTTACCTAAAATGGGTGAGCTAGTAGCGAATGATGGCGAGTCTTATCAATACCTTGCGGAATCTATCCGAATGCATCCAGATCAAGAAACGTTAAAAAGCATGATGGAAGATGCAGGTTTTGAACAAACTAGTTATCAAAATCTTACTGGCGGTATTGTTGCCCTCCATCGTGGTTTTAAATACTAA
- a CDS encoding GGDEF domain-containing protein produces MAIAQEKMTKVCIFLEHHALPPSPLNYQVVYTYVSQSNPKLNATIDRAIAQRKAIDCVYVEQLYFDFIEQGHKMKTAIVRNVDSVINTLSRNASNNEQNIVRFADQVSDCVHSIDENNIEQTRHALKMLSKQSEVLLNQHRQFKQEIAKAKSIQEKTQKQLTQLRKQHITDQQTGLYKRHYLNQQTQLWVGQNKAVCAISIHIENLNHFIENYGDVIGEVILNKVAKQVQKYVQESGLPGRTSKDEFTILLADIEPETANLIAEKVRNGVEKLRFVSSKNGTKLPAITLALGIAKHEGDGDFNSLARKASLAAAKAKSLGQSSFIAGQ; encoded by the coding sequence ATGGCTATTGCTCAAGAAAAAATGACAAAGGTATGTATCTTTTTAGAACACCATGCATTACCGCCGTCACCACTTAACTACCAAGTTGTTTACACCTACGTCAGCCAATCTAACCCCAAGCTTAATGCCACAATTGACCGCGCCATTGCACAAAGAAAAGCCATTGATTGTGTCTATGTAGAACAGCTGTATTTCGATTTTATAGAACAAGGCCATAAAATGAAAACCGCCATTGTTCGCAACGTTGACTCAGTCATTAACACCCTTTCGCGTAATGCTAGCAATAACGAGCAAAATATTGTGCGCTTTGCTGATCAAGTTAGTGACTGTGTGCATTCAATCGATGAAAACAATATTGAACAAACGCGTCACGCATTAAAAATGCTCAGTAAGCAATCTGAAGTACTGCTCAACCAGCATCGCCAATTTAAGCAAGAAATAGCAAAAGCCAAATCAATACAAGAAAAAACCCAAAAACAGCTCACTCAGTTACGTAAGCAACACATTACCGACCAACAAACTGGCTTATACAAGCGCCATTACTTAAATCAACAAACCCAACTCTGGGTCGGCCAAAATAAAGCAGTTTGTGCTATTTCTATCCACATTGAGAACCTGAACCATTTTATTGAAAACTATGGTGATGTCATTGGTGAGGTCATTTTAAATAAAGTCGCAAAGCAAGTGCAAAAATACGTACAAGAAAGTGGTTTGCCAGGGCGTACAAGTAAAGATGAATTTACCATCTTACTTGCTGACATAGAGCCTGAAACTGCCAACTTAATAGCTGAAAAAGTACGAAATGGCGTCGAAAAACTACGCTTTGTAAGCTCAAAAAATGGCACCAAACTACCTGCTATCACCCTAGCCCTTGGTATTGCCAAGCATGAAGGCGATGGTGACTTTAATAGTTTAGCCCGTAAAGCTTCTTTAGCTGCAGCTAAAGCCAAGTCGCTTGGACAAAGTAGTTTTATTGCCGGTCAATAA